The following proteins come from a genomic window of Hymenobacter canadensis:
- a CDS encoding TIGR04282 family arsenosugar biosynthesis glycosyltransferase, protein MPATPARAAILLFTRPAGEEAAHKSFGRGRRAAAAIAAQLIARASATARQAGVDFVCVESGEQGGRTFGQRLASALAYGFELGYEQLVVIGNDCPQLTPALVRQAVRALHTTDAVLGPALDGGVYLLGLHRRFFEAEAWVALPWKTAALGHALRRCLHRAGATVATLRPLADVDTAHDFAGLLAWLPANTFRNHLHTILAAEKPARPMLRLRPMLLAEATTLPQRGPPTL, encoded by the coding sequence TTGCCCGCTACGCCCGCTCGTGCCGCCATTCTGCTTTTCACCCGCCCGGCGGGTGAGGAAGCCGCGCACAAGTCGTTTGGGCGAGGGCGACGGGCGGCTGCGGCCATTGCGGCGCAGCTGATTGCGCGCGCCAGCGCCACCGCCCGGCAGGCCGGCGTCGATTTTGTGTGCGTGGAGTCGGGCGAACAGGGCGGGCGCACCTTCGGGCAGCGGCTGGCGTCGGCGCTGGCGTATGGGTTTGAATTGGGCTACGAGCAGCTGGTAGTTATCGGCAACGACTGCCCGCAGCTGACGCCTGCCCTGGTGCGGCAGGCCGTGCGCGCCCTGCACACCACCGACGCCGTGCTGGGCCCGGCCCTCGATGGGGGCGTGTACCTGCTGGGGCTGCACCGCCGCTTTTTCGAGGCTGAAGCCTGGGTTGCGCTGCCTTGGAAGACTGCCGCCCTAGGGCACGCGCTGCGCCGCTGCCTGCACCGGGCCGGCGCGACCGTGGCCACCCTGCGCCCCCTCGCCGACGTGGACACGGCCCACGATTTTGCCGGCCTGCTGGCCTGGCTGCCCGCCAATACCTTTCGCAACCATCTACACACCATTCTGGCCGCCGAGAAGCCGGCCCGACCCATGCTCCGGCTTCGGCCGATGCTACTGGCCGAAGCGACCACGCTGCCGCAGCGCGGCCCGCCAACTCTCTGA
- a CDS encoding TonB-dependent receptor has translation MKIFFYLLLFLLLGGPVSSALAQSVDLVVSIVDVSTRKPVADQLVHLDNAAVGFSAQQTTNAQGQTRFRGLSTAGTYAVSTEVSDRFQAVRETGLTLRTNSSPSVTLVLPLASAQTLAGVTVRAPNNATTLNTQNAEVASQLSARELREIPIEARDITRALYRLPNVTQATGFFAEAPNVSINGANGLYTNYLIDGLDNNENFLGGQRFAMPVGFAQNLNVLTNNFSTEFGNSANGIVNITTKSGSNDLTAEAFYLTRPGPSIDGKTDFAQRDLSGNQVKGGFQRQQFGFGVGGALVKDKTFFYLNAEQTFDFKDNVLTSPDLGVAATVRGQNRFTYLSGKLDQRWTERFRSSLRANVGLVNIERQGGGLDGGVAFPSTGNRQDRNSLNIASQNVYVGNNFTSQTDVQYARFRWNYASADNPDSPDVTVLGPTRQVLAVLGHPGYLFDSHQSTWQAQQKFTLLRGRNTFKGGFGIISTEHSLFGGGNPNGSYTVQLTQAQLDALRARNLGPGLGINDIPANVQVNNYSVELRPASFGTTQNLYNIYVEDLYAVTDRLNVTLGVRYDYDNLSKGGGANGDRNNVAPRANFNLQLTDRSSLRGGYGLFYDKILYTVYSDALQQNTTSADYKTQLRELVRVGALPASTNVDRITFDGNQSGSVAGVTYLQGPSGSTLQSQRAGVSSGERRILNPNGYQNPYSHQSTLGYQYQVNTKSLFYVDLVYNRSYDLFRLRNVNSVSEYPQTDPNNVTVRTETQANATRPVPILADGSAVIGGQRVTGVARNVVMTESEGRSRYMGASFNLQKDAAEDKYGYRVSYTLSNLKNDTEDVNFRAADGNNYGQEFANSINDRTHVINAIGSYYPVRALRLTVASLLQSGQPVNRVTGGYPVPGSNPAVLTNDLNGDGSSFSTAYQGNADRFPGEGRNSDRLPWSKTFDVGAQYSLHFGEKTSRVELTADVFNVLNTQNLSGYANNATQSNQIQVGAAGSGIVRRNASAPRQFQFGLRYAL, from the coding sequence ATGAAAATTTTTTTCTATTTGTTGCTTTTCCTGCTGCTGGGCGGGCCGGTTTCCAGTGCCCTGGCGCAGTCGGTTGACCTGGTGGTGTCCATCGTGGACGTCTCGACGCGCAAGCCGGTGGCGGACCAGCTGGTACACCTCGATAACGCCGCCGTGGGCTTCAGCGCCCAGCAAACCACCAACGCCCAGGGCCAGACCCGGTTCCGGGGGCTGAGCACTGCCGGCACCTACGCCGTGAGCACCGAGGTGTCGGACCGGTTTCAGGCCGTGCGCGAAACGGGCCTCACGCTGCGCACCAACTCCAGCCCCAGCGTGACGCTGGTGCTGCCGCTGGCCAGCGCCCAAACCCTGGCAGGCGTGACGGTGCGGGCGCCCAACAACGCCACCACCCTCAACACCCAAAACGCCGAGGTAGCCTCGCAGCTGTCGGCACGGGAGCTGCGCGAGATTCCCATTGAGGCCCGCGACATCACGCGCGCCCTCTACCGACTGCCCAACGTGACGCAGGCCACGGGCTTTTTCGCGGAAGCGCCCAACGTGAGCATCAACGGCGCTAACGGCCTCTACACCAACTACCTCATCGACGGCCTCGACAACAATGAGAACTTCCTGGGCGGGCAGCGCTTTGCCATGCCGGTGGGCTTCGCCCAGAACCTGAACGTGCTGACCAACAACTTCAGCACCGAGTTCGGCAACTCGGCCAACGGCATCGTCAACATCACCACCAAATCGGGCTCCAACGACCTGACGGCCGAGGCCTTCTACCTGACCCGGCCCGGCCCAAGCATCGACGGCAAGACCGATTTCGCGCAGCGCGACCTGTCCGGCAACCAGGTGAAAGGCGGCTTCCAGCGCCAGCAGTTCGGCTTTGGCGTGGGCGGCGCGCTGGTGAAAGACAAGACGTTTTTCTACCTGAACGCCGAGCAGACTTTCGATTTCAAGGACAACGTGCTGACCTCGCCCGACCTCGGCGTGGCGGCCACCGTGCGCGGCCAGAACCGCTTCACCTACCTGTCTGGCAAGCTCGACCAGCGCTGGACCGAGCGGTTCCGCTCGTCGTTGCGGGCCAATGTGGGCCTTGTGAACATTGAGCGCCAGGGCGGCGGCCTTGATGGCGGCGTAGCCTTCCCCTCGACCGGCAACCGCCAGGACCGCAACTCCCTCAACATCGCCTCGCAGAACGTGTACGTGGGCAACAACTTCACCTCGCAAACCGATGTGCAGTACGCCCGCTTCCGCTGGAACTACGCCAGCGCCGACAACCCCGACAGCCCCGACGTGACGGTATTGGGCCCGACGCGGCAGGTGCTGGCGGTGCTCGGCCACCCCGGCTATCTGTTCGACTCGCACCAGAGCACCTGGCAGGCCCAGCAGAAGTTCACGCTGCTGCGTGGCCGCAATACCTTTAAGGGCGGCTTCGGGATTATCAGCACCGAACACTCGCTGTTCGGCGGCGGCAACCCCAACGGCAGCTACACCGTGCAGCTCACCCAGGCCCAGCTTGATGCGCTGCGGGCCCGCAACCTCGGGCCCGGCCTGGGCATCAACGACATTCCGGCCAACGTGCAGGTGAACAACTACAGCGTGGAGCTGCGCCCGGCCTCGTTCGGCACCACGCAGAACCTGTACAACATCTACGTGGAAGACCTGTATGCCGTGACGGACCGCCTGAACGTGACGCTGGGCGTGCGCTACGACTACGACAACCTCTCGAAGGGCGGCGGCGCCAACGGTGACCGGAACAACGTGGCCCCGCGCGCCAACTTCAACCTGCAGCTCACCGACCGCAGCAGCCTGCGCGGCGGCTACGGCCTGTTCTACGACAAGATCCTGTACACCGTGTACAGCGACGCATTGCAGCAGAACACCACTTCCGCCGACTACAAAACCCAGCTTCGCGAGCTGGTGCGGGTGGGCGCGCTGCCCGCCAGCACCAACGTCGACCGGATTACGTTCGATGGCAACCAGAGCGGCAGCGTGGCCGGCGTAACGTATCTGCAGGGCCCTTCGGGCTCTACGCTGCAAAGCCAGCGGGCCGGCGTTTCGAGCGGGGAGCGGCGGATTCTCAACCCCAACGGCTACCAGAACCCGTATTCGCACCAGAGCACGCTGGGCTACCAGTATCAGGTGAACACCAAGTCGCTGTTTTACGTGGATCTGGTGTACAACCGCAGCTACGACCTGTTCCGGCTGCGCAACGTCAACAGCGTGTCAGAGTACCCGCAGACCGACCCCAACAACGTGACCGTGCGCACCGAAACTCAGGCCAACGCCACCCGCCCCGTACCGATTCTGGCCGATGGCAGCGCCGTAATTGGCGGGCAGCGCGTAACGGGCGTGGCCCGCAACGTGGTGATGACGGAATCGGAAGGCCGCTCGCGCTACATGGGCGCCAGCTTCAACCTGCAGAAGGATGCCGCTGAGGACAAGTACGGCTACCGGGTGTCCTACACGCTGTCGAACCTGAAAAACGACACCGAAGACGTGAACTTCCGCGCCGCTGACGGCAACAACTACGGCCAGGAATTCGCCAACTCCATCAACGACCGTACGCACGTCATCAACGCCATTGGCAGCTACTACCCGGTGCGGGCCCTGCGCCTCACGGTGGCTTCGCTGCTGCAAAGCGGCCAGCCCGTAAACCGCGTCACGGGCGGCTACCCGGTGCCAGGCAGCAACCCCGCGGTGCTCACCAACGACCTGAACGGCGACGGCAGCTCGTTCAGCACCGCCTACCAGGGCAACGCCGACCGTTTCCCCGGCGAAGGCCGCAACTCCGACCGTCTGCCCTGGTCGAAGACGTTTGACGTGGGCGCGCAGTACTCGCTGCACTTCGGCGAGAAAACCAGCCGCGTGGAGCTGACCGCCGACGTGTTCAACGTGCTCAACACCCAGAATCTGAGCGGCTACGCCAACAACGCCACCCAAAGCAACCAGATTCAGGTGGGCGCGGCCGGCTCGGGCATCGTGCGCCGCAACGCCAGCGCCCCGCGCCAGTTCCAGTTCGGGCTGCGCTACGCGCTGTAG